The Candidatus Neomarinimicrobiota bacterium region CAAACCAGGTGGTGGGCTTGTAGCGAATGTGAAACATGGGCAGCAATTCATCAGAGACGCGATAACCAGTTGTATCGATAACGCCCATGAGAGTAAGCCTTTCTTCGTCGTCGGTCGTTACCGGCATCGCATACACGGTGGCGTAATCGTTAATGGTACGTTCATACCGGAAACCAGGCAGGAGCATCAGCCTGGGCCCAAGATTCAGTTCCATCATCGCATAACCCGCGATAATCTGTTCGCCGGCTTCATAACTCTCTATCAGAACTTCCGGGTCGTATTCGTACAAGGTGTCTAAAGGATTGTCATGAAAGTATTCATGACGGTAGGTATAGTAAAAATCGTTCAACGCATCAATAACCAACCCGGGACCGAATTCATATTTTCCCTCTAAAAATTCCCCGGCGGAGTAGTCGGGATCATCAAAGTTATCAAACTTGATATTCAAAGAAGAATTCAGATCCCAGCGGTCGGGATATTTCTCAGGGAGATAGTCGACCGTACCAAAATGCGATGTCTCCAGTGTTGACACATCCCGGTCGCGAAACTTGCCCCGGTACTTGCCACCGATCTTGAAATAGCCGGCCATACTTCTTCCTAAAGTAACGGGCATTTTGAGATCCAGCTTGCCAGTCAGGTCGGCATCATCTACCCAGTCCAGATCGAAAATACTATACTTGAAGAAAGTATCCTGCAGATTATTGTAAGCGGCCTCAGGAACGGGCTCGGGGCCTTGATCTAAGACAATCTTGTTTTTGTCGAGGGCACTGAGCTCATAAAAGCGTACGGTGTGTGAGAAGGGAGTCTCCTGTTTGGTACTGGAATAGGAAGCGCGCCAATCCAGATTTATGTTCAAGCTTTGGGGGAAAAGTAGATGCTTGCCGCTCATCGCGTTGGTCCATAACTGCGTTGACAGCTGACGATCCCGCATGGTGCGTTCTTGTCTGCATTCCTCGATACCGAACCGACGTCGCCGCCGGGTTTCATCCCGGTCGGTCTTGCCCCAGAAGCTGTTAAATAACAGCTCACCATTTTCGAGTTCATAATCAACGGCGAGACTGGCACTGTGGCGTCTGCGAACCTCAAATCGGTCGCCCAGGTTCAACTGGTTGATATAGATAATCGCGGTTCCATCCGCCTTCTCCCCCTTGAAGACATATTCGGCATCCATGTAGTCGGAACTGCGATTGGCCCGCTGTGTACTCCCGGTCAGCACCAGGCCGAGCTTATTTTTTAAATAGCGGTTACTGATGCTGGTGCTGCCTTGATATTGGCCATACTCGGTCTCGTGACCATTGTATCCGGTTTGGGCACGCACATTCGTTCTCAAACCCTCCGGTGCCTTCCGCACCACAAAATTCACGGCCCCCCCGATGGCATCACCGTCTCTATCGGGCGTCAGGGCTTTAAATACCTCGATACCGGCCAGGACATCCGGCGAGAGCATACTCAAATCGACTGAACGATCCAGGGGGTCAGTGGACGGGATGCGTTCGCCGTTAACGGTGATGGAATTGAACCGGGGCGACAACCCTCGCACCACCACTTTCTGGCCTTCACCGGCGTCACGCATAATTGAAATGCCCGGCAGCCGGCCCACTGACTCCGCGGCATTCTGGTCAGGCAGCTCCTGGATCTTATCCGCTGAGACAATATTGACAATGGTATTAGATGCCAGCTGCTGATTGATGGCCGCGGCCTGCCCTTCCAACTGGGCCGTTACCACCACTTCTTTGCCCGCAATTACTTCGAAATCGAGCGCGATATCCTGCTCGACTATCTGGTCCGCCTCGACGGTGATAGGGAAGCTCACATTCCTATAACCGATGTAGGATACTTCCAGGGTATATTCACCGGCCGGAACCCGCGGTATCTGGAACATGCCATCCCGATTCGTCGCCGCACCCAGGGCCGTGCCTTCCAGTACCACATTGGCCCCCGGCAACGGTGCCCCCGTATCGGCGTCCCGGACCGTACCGGCGATTTTGCCCGTCGCTGCAAAAATATTGGTCCCCAGCAGAAGGATCAGTCCAGAAGCGATGAAACGAGACCGACTCCTCATAATTCAGCCTCCTAAGAATTCCACACCCAAGATAAGTGTATCCGATAAGTGAGGGATGAGATCACTCTCCTGCTGGTGTATAGCTCCCCGATCAGGTGTGAATCCGTTCTAAATGCTTTGCTAACAAGGCCTTGACGCATATTGGATGCTGCTAACTTGCTACCGCCGTTGTTGGGCTCTCCTCCGGTGCACCTAAACAAGCACTCGTTGGTACCCCGCCACAGGACTCCCGGACGACCAGCCGGGGTTTCAAGAAGGTCCGGATGACCGAGTGGTCTCCATTCACTTTATCGATGAGCGTCTCCACCGCCAGATGACCGATGAGTGTGGTAGGCTGATGTACCGTCGTCAACGGTACCGGAGCATGCAGGTCGCGCTCGATATCATCGAATCCTACAATAGCCACATCCTCCGGTATCCTCAGTCCATTAGCCAGGATTCCCTGCTCGAAGCCCAGGGCAGATAGATCATTATAGGCAAAAATGGCATCCGGCCTATCAGGCTGCTTTACTACCAGTTGACCGATCTCATACCCGGACTGATAATGGTTCCACTCTCCATTATACAGGAGCTGATACACCAGGCTTTCATCAACCGGAAGACCGTGTCGTTCCAGTGCCTGGCGGTATCCTTCCCCCCGGAGGTCACCCAGAACATTGCCCTCTTCACCACTGATATACCCTATCTTCTTGTACCCGAGACTAATCAGGTGCTCCGTCGCTATGAAAGCACCATATCGATGATCGGTCCCGATATAGGAAATGTCCTCATCCTCAACATAAGAGACCATGACAAGCGGAAATTTTTCACGTTGCAGGCTTTTGATCACATCGGTGGCACGATGAACATAGCTCATAGATGCGATAATCAACCCGCTCACACCGAGTTGGCGGAAACGAGTCACTTGACTTTCTTCTTCTTCGGCCAGATTGGAAGTATTCGAAAGAAGGATATTGTATCCAAGATCGGCGGCTTTCCCCTGAACACTGTGGACGATGAGCGAGAAAAATGGGTCCCTGAGGTCTCTCAAGACCAGGCCGATCAAGGCCCGATCCGAGTAGGTGATTGCTCTCTTTGGCTGGGCAACAAAGGTACCTTTTCCGGCC contains the following coding sequences:
- a CDS encoding TonB-dependent receptor, with product MRSRSRFIASGLILLLGTNIFAATGKIAGTVRDADTGAPLPGANVVLEGTALGAATNRDGMFQIPRVPAGEYTLEVSYIGYRNVSFPITVEADQIVEQDIALDFEVIAGKEVVVTAQLEGQAAAINQQLASNTIVNIVSADKIQELPDQNAAESVGRLPGISIMRDAGEGQKVVVRGLSPRFNSITVNGERIPSTDPLDRSVDLSMLSPDVLAGIEVFKALTPDRDGDAIGGAVNFVVRKAPEGLRTNVRAQTGYNGHETEYGQYQGSTSISNRYLKNKLGLVLTGSTQRANRSSDYMDAEYVFKGEKADGTAIIYINQLNLGDRFEVRRRHSASLAVDYELENGELLFNSFWGKTDRDETRRRRRFGIEECRQERTMRDRQLSTQLWTNAMSGKHLLFPQSLNINLDWRASYSSTKQETPFSHTVRFYELSALDKNKIVLDQGPEPVPEAAYNNLQDTFFKYSIFDLDWVDDADLTGKLDLKMPVTLGRSMAGYFKIGGKYRGKFRDRDVSTLETSHFGTVDYLPEKYPDRWDLNSSLNIKFDNFDDPDYSAGEFLEGKYEFGPGLVIDALNDFYYTYRHEYFHDNPLDTLYEYDPEVLIESYEAGEQIIAGYAMMELNLGPRLMLLPGFRYERTINDYATVYAMPVTTDDEERLTLMGVIDTTGYRVSDELLPMFHIRYKPTTWFDIRLAATRSLTRPDYYNLVPWRNFKEDGSILEQGNPDLDPVKSWNYDAFFSFYGRLGLFTLALFSKEVENVDYIRTRRISEETRVEYGLRYLDTIVQPENVEDVTQVRGFEIELQTNLKRLPSPLDGIVLYANYSRVFSETFYPFLLIEHETVFPWGEICIDTVRTAPMIGQADYIANLAVGYEKGGFSGRLSMIYQGKILKKVDRREELDEYDNDFIRWDITMQQELLKGINLYLNLNNVTDRSEGTYLWKEVFPTYEEYFGWTADLGIRYEF
- a CDS encoding GntR family transcriptional regulator, with translation MAVDLENPSPFYRQVIEDLRAQVNSGQLKAGDQIPSQRELAQRYGVSSITIKRALTELISEGLLLSRAGKGTFVAQPKRAITYSDRALIGLVLRDLRDPFFSLIVHSVQGKAADLGYNILLSNTSNLAEEEESQVTRFRQLGVSGLIIASMSYVHRATDVIKSLQREKFPLVMVSYVEDEDISYIGTDHRYGAFIATEHLISLGYKKIGYISGEEGNVLGDLRGEGYRQALERHGLPVDESLVYQLLYNGEWNHYQSGYEIGQLVVKQPDRPDAIFAYNDLSALGFEQGILANGLRIPEDVAIVGFDDIERDLHAPVPLTTVHQPTTLIGHLAVETLIDKVNGDHSVIRTFLKPRLVVRESCGGVPTSACLGAPEESPTTAVAS